ACATGAATGTcatgattatatatatacttaagCAATGTACACTTGAGCATGGTTCTATCAATCTTTCTGCATAGAAATTTGAATCGTTCACAATCTAATTTCACCTCTACTTCCAAACTTAAATAGAGAAAATAGCctcttgttattttttcttactgcaaacttttagtTGGAGATAGATTTTAAATTGATCAATTTGCAACTTGTGAATCAAAACCTAAAATTCTTAATTGCTGGAATTATTCAGACCCTACATTCAATAGAAACCCCTTTGGTACTTTTACAGGTATGTAAGTCCCTACAAGATTTGTATACATGGATTTGTCAGTTTATACACTttggacacacaaatacacacacacacacacacacttacaaacacacactgtacataaaTTCACAAAGAaacctgtttgtttgctttatcTCTGTAGTCTTTTCattgattattttgttgttcACAGCACATTTATAAGTATCTGCAAGCAGAGGCCATCAAAAAAGACCAACAAGACTTTTTGACGGGATGGAAAGGCTTTTTTAAAATGGTGAGATGcattattagttttatttttgtcctaaCTTGACTCGCTGATGCAGATTGAGGTTTCTCATTACACAAGCCCTTTgaagaattaataaaaaaattgggGATCTCTGTGGGGGATCGTAGGCTGTGGATGCTGATAGTCATAGTTCATATTATTAGTGTGGCATCTGTGCTATGGTTTGCTAACATTACGGATTGTATGTTGCAGAATGTGGGTCGTCAGAACAATGACAGTGACTGTGGGGCTTTTGTGCTACAGGTGAGTTTCTCTTAACCCCTATTGACACATGCAGATTTATGTGGACTATTTTGTAGCCTCAAAGTCAACTTAAGTCAATGTTAGGGGATACACTGTTTATCTCATCAGTATATCCGTCATGATTCAGGCCCATATGCAGTCTCGGTTTCTGTGTCTACCACTGTGGGAGCCTTAAGGCCGGAatatgcttctgcgttttcacgggccgtaagcgcaagagcccttccgggccccttacgtgcttatgtatctcttcttacgtgcttacgtgcatcgcccaatttttctaactatacagTAAAGCTCcacaagcctcacgcagcccgcaaggctgtgattggtctgctaactacatcctttcctgAGTAGCAtatccggtttcatgccccataataccggcagaaacacagaagatttagaagaacgaatatggatcaaatagaagagcgtttggcagaagagatccgaaagtttGACCACTtatataacccgtcactgactgggggatttgtccgccagaaaaaagGTTATGAGGAGCCGccgtggcgatgtaaataatcAGTCGACGatgactgccacacacaaagaaggcgtctctaagacagtcttcgacaaaaaacgttactccgcctagtgttcgaGCGGGGAAACGCTTTGTAACACGCGCAGCGCTTGGATAAGCATGAATGGCAACGAGTCCTTCCACACAGTGGCGTGAAAAGCtgcagacgcagttgcagaagcatgcgccggcctttagaaAGACTACAGAGGCTATGGCTTTGAAACTAACTCAGGAAGTAGGCTGTTTGCTTCTGTAACATGAGGATCTATGGAGATGGTCGCTCAGCACTGGAGGAACACATGCAGACCTACGGGCTGATGTTGCACATGGTGTAAATGcacttaaaatgttttgttgttaattTGCAGGCCTATAACttgttttttccttccctcatataccccccccccccccccccccccccccccccgacgcccTGCAGTACTGCAAGTGTCTGGCACTTGGGCAGCCTTTCAGCTTTGGCCAACAGGACATGCCACGGCTGAGGAGGCAAATGTACAAAGAACTATGTCACTGCAAGCTCATTCTGTGACCAACCCCTCAAACCAACACCACCATCTCCAGATGCTCCCACCCCTAACCCCAACAAGATGGAGGGACAATgacaaaacaggaagaggacAATGAGCAAATGATtgactggaaaaagaaaaacttttgaaaaactttttttttctctgccaATATCCAGAGAAATTACTTCTACTGTAGGTGATGttattattttgcttttttGGTCTCCCTTTGCTtccattgcccccccccccccccccggaactCTCTGATTTTATGTCCATGGTTATTCCTTTGTGGTTGACAGAGGCCAAGACTAGCTTCCGGTTTGGAAATGTGCTCATCTTCCATCTTATTGTATATCATATCTATTTTTCTGTCTGAATGGGAGCATGAAAAAGATCATGGTCGGATTTTTAAAGAATCCAGCCCAGATGAAGGCCTGAATCACACTTAGTCTGACTGCTACTTAAACAGAAGATGCCTAAATAGTAAGTGCAGATGTGGTGTGAAGAAGATTTGAACCAGTCTGTGTACGCTTGTTGTTAAGTAGTACCAGTTGATTTCTGTgccttccatccatccactcaATACATCAAGTTGTGTTCCATTCCAAGTTCAGTGGGAAACTCTGAGCCAACGTCTTTTGAAGAAAAAGTAGAAATACACTCCCCCGATGCTACAGTCAATGTTATGTTGACGATGCATTCTAGTCAGCACATAATGTTTGCCCCTGTAGTGCAACGTGACATTTCCAATGTATAATATTTGCTTATTCATTTTCTAGAAGATGTTAAGATGGATATAAACTGATCCTGAAAACGGAAACGTGTTGGTGTCAGAAAATGGCATAACAAGCTCTCCTGgtgcttttttttctgaaggaAACAAGTAGTAAAACATAATCCTGGAAACACGTTACATATTGACTCTTTGTGCCAGAAAACTCCTCCGCCACCATCTTTATTCCCAGCCATACAAGTGGAACATCTGCACATGGGAGATTAGATCTGCATCTGTTGATCAGCCAACCCATCCCACCCCAAACAAGCCAGACTGACATTGGCGTAAAGAAGGGGTAGCTTTACATAGTGTTTAtctttttctgtgatttatctCTGTCAGTAAATTTGTTGATATGCTTATTGCTTTAAAGAAACTGTGTTAAAAGGAGGACTACAAATTTGTGTTGTTTCGGTGTAGGTACAGAAGAGATCCTCATGCTAGTATGTCTTTGAAAGTTCAAGAGCCATTTTGGTGTGGACCATGACAGCTACACAATAGATGAAGCATTTGGAGTTACagtgtcctcctcttctttttgtaACGAAAGACAAATTTGTTGATAgctgtgttttggtttgtttttttgtcttttttttcaaacaggaGTTGATGCAACAGAGATGAGTTTTATATATCTTCTACAATGCATTATGGTTGCTAAAAATTAAAATACGTGGCAAACGAGATATGTGTGCAATTTTTACTAATATTAAAGAATGGGTATATGCTATCTGCATGTTGTTCAGGATGTACACAATTGGGATACAGGTGTTTTACTTGAGTTTCCAATTTATGCCAGATGACAATACAACTCCAACATTCAGATCAGAATACtgcaatcatttatttaattatttttgtcacAAGTAGCTTGCAAATAGagatttataatttaattataaacTTGATTGAATTACAAACATCATGCACTGTTAGCTGAATTGGACCCAGCTAGAGACTTATCAAAGATCTCTATAACGTGACCCACAACTTAAGAGTTTATCAGTATGACGAATCTTGGAGGTTTATGATGAtgacaaaaatgtataatttgttAAATTGTTATAGTTATgctttttgaaataataaaagactCCATCTAACGCATGAGGGCCTTGGCATAAGGTTAGGGGAAACCTCTTGATGAGGAAGCCTTTATACAACACTAGTAAAATCTGTAATTGCAAAGAGAAAAcatgtaaatggttttgtatttatatagcgcttttctagtcttgatgaccactcaaagcgctttacagtacagttctacattcacccattcacccacacattcatacagtgcatctaatcgcagaactttgttattctatgggggggcattcagggttcagcatcttgcccaaggacacttcgacatgcagatgggtcagactggggatcgaacctcagaccttcaggttggaggacaaccactctacgcCACAGCCGCCCCATGTGAACCACTGCTCAAAATAGAGGGATATTGGGGATTATTTGTGGATGTGATACTTGCCAAAAAAGACAGATACATTTTAAAGCATTGGTTGTGATTCGATTACAATTCAGAAACAAGACCATGTCTTCTAATGCAGGGGTCAGTCACTATAATAAACTATTTAATACTCAGAActctaaaaataaatagaataacTGAGTAAATAgtacattttacaaaaataacaaactgtaAAATCTGTAGTATGGGTAGAATATATCCATGTGAAATACTTTTGTTCTGCCAAATTTTCTCTGCTTAGTTTTCCTATTCAAAAAAGAGAAGCTAGCTCTTGTCTGAGGTGAGTATTTTAACTTTGTAGCGTCTTGTCTGAGGTTAGTATTTTACCTGTGTAGCATTCATTGATCCAATCCAAAGAGGTTTCCTCCATAATACTACAACCTCATCTATCCATTCTATTATGTATATGGATTTGTTTCTTTGCATCACTGATTGCTCAATTTAATGCATGAATGTAGAGGAAAGTGAAGTTTAGAAGGAGCTTCAAGAGCTTTTTTGAGAAGATTGGAAGGCTTGAAGGGTGAAGACATTGAGGaggaacatttaaaatcatataTAATGCGGTGGGATTTTAGACTATGGGATCTGTTATTAAGTTAACAGGGTGTTAACAGGGTTGCCCTCCAAAACACCCAATCTGGACATGAGTTTCAAACCTTTATTGTTCACCAAAGACTCAAGGAGGAACAGGAGCAACAAAAAAGAATGAAAGGGAAGTTACACACAAGCTTTGAGATCTTatatcacagacacacagataggTGGACACGATATCGATGAAATCTGTTGTTAGTTAAGTTAGTTTAAACCTTGATGCTGGAAACGACATTTACAAACATTATTAAAGATGGAAATTACTTTCGTACTTCTTTAGTACTCACCAACATGCTTAGAAACAATCCACTGACATTGTCTTGTTTTATAAGGAGTTTATCAGCACTTCATTATATGACCATCAATGTGGTTGAAATGAATTCCAGTATGAAACAACGATGTAATGGGACATGACTAGAGTGTGACACAGTCTATGAGTGTGACTCATCATTACATCACTTGATGTGAAATATGTGCCTGCTGTAATTTTCCATTCTCTGATTTGCTACACAGTAAAGTGAAATATTGTTTCCCAGTAAAGCAGTAGAGAAACGTAACCCCCGGGGACCGGCCCTTTGTCCGTGCTGATGGCTCAACTGATGCGGGGGGGGCTGGAAACAGTGTCCCGGGGCCGCCCGGCTGAGAGGGACTTAACGCCATCTTGCCGTTTCTCCTATAAAATGTTAACTCCGCCCTTGTGCCATGCTACGAGTGAGACAAACCTGTACGTATGAAGGCGCTAGGTTCGGCCTACCTTTAATGTGACGTCCCAATCGGCCAATCACAAGTCTCGCTGGGCGGGAGTTGGGTTAAATGACGGCGATGTGTTGCAATGAGAGAGCGTCTTTGTGCGTTGTCAAGGTATATAAGACATTTCTGCCGCAATTTCTTTCTTTGGAATAATGTCGGCTGAAAGTGAACATAGGTAAGCGACGTCATGTACTTGTTACACTGCGCTGTTCCCGAGTGTGTTTAACGTGTTAGTGTCGGTGTGTCGCAGTGTATTATCGAGACTTTTCGTGACGCAGACTTTAAAGGATTCGTTCGGGCGGTTCTGTGCTCGACTAACTTGAAGGCCTCCGGCTAGCGTTGCCGTGTAAGCGGTCGCATTCCACACAAGCCAGCTGCGATACGTTCAGCCATAGATGTTAGTATGTACATTCGAGTACAAGTGTGTTGCTTCCGCCAGTATATACTGGCCGTTGGTTTTAACGGCAGGAATTGTCGCCAACTGCCTTTAACGTAGCGTTATAAAAATGGCCGAAATGGCAGTCGGCTCCTTGGGTAGCACGTGATATAACTTTGAGCAAGGCCTCGACAAtgcaattcccccccccccccccccccccgatggcTCCGTAATTACATTTCTTAAGCTCGATGAAAAGTCGTATTGGGCCTGTACAGCCCCGGTGTACGAGGATGAATTATCGCGGTCCACAGGCAGAGATAATTGTTCTTCTTGTTCGACCGGCGCACATGGTCGAGGCAGTGTTAGCCGGCTGCTCCGACGGTAGCGTAGGCCTCTAAATACGAGGAGTGGCCGTTCCCCTGTATACTACCATTGGTGACGTGCTGTCGCCGGGGAACAAACTGCTGGGTTGTGTCGACGGTTGCTCTCGTTAACTGACAACTTTCACCCGACGATGCCATTAAAAGGCCTGCGAAAACGGGTCGGGCCTGCTGGTTGTGGATGTAGCGGTTTGGAGCTAATGCTAGCTGAGCAGTTTTTAAATATTGGCACACCCTTTGTGCGAAAACCACGGTTAAAACTCGCAATCCAGTATGGTTTGGTGCTAAATATGGAGGCTGGAAGATTGAGACTTTAGTCGCTTCCAACGATCTCGGCCTTCGGCGGagaaacctccatcttgaattGAAGTAATAGAAATGGCGGACTTCAGGGAAGGCGTTTAGTTTCTGGATCCGTTAACTAGAATCCTTATCATGGGTTCTCATGCCGTGTTTGGGAATAGGATCAGGAATTTGGATATTGCTTATTGATGATGCATGCCACCATACGCAGGAAACTGTTGCAGTGCTCGATTATAACGAATGTAGCTAGATTTTGGCCACCGTTATTTCCTCCCAAAATCATCACATTGTTAGTCAGCATTCTTGGAATAATTGTCTTTCAGTTTTTATGTTATCTGTGTGATATGAAACTATTAATACATGACTCTTTGTTTGGTCGTCCACAGAGACAATGGCCCAGAGGGCATGGAACCAGATGGGATCATTGAGGTGAGTCTGAAATACCCAAACCTAAAATCATTTCAAGATATCCTAAGGAAGAGCTTGATAGCTTTTTTAATCCTAAAGCATAAAATGAACGGTTCTAAAGTATATAATGCACTTATAAATACAACCCGAGGAAGGAATTTTGCATGTTAATGTCGTTTACCCTTTGCATTACCTCTTCAGAGCAACTGGAATGAGATCGTGGACAGCTTTGATGACATGCACCTGTGTGAGGCTCTGCTCAGGGGAATTTATGCCTACGGTTTTGAGAAGCCTTCCGCTATTCAGCAGAGAGCCATTATGCCTTGTATCAAGTGTAAGTTGATGGTACTTTTTTAGAAATACATAATTATTTAAtagatttatttaataaactTGTACTTCTGTATCTGgttaaagttgtatttattgcacTTGCATGCTGTACATTAACAGGTCAGTATTCAATCATGTAATGTCACATCTATGTCAATGATCAACAATAATCATTGATCTTATTTATTAGTTCAAACAAGAGTACCAGAATCTATTAGCACAGAACAAGTTGAGCTATCACCTAAGTCAGTTGGTACTATATTATGTTTAGGTGGCAGCCCTAGAAGTAATTTAAGGTTAAACTGTTCagatatatatacttataaCCTTTTCTTTTATCCGCCCCTCCCATTAGGTTATGATGTGATTGCTCAGGCACAGTCTGGAACTGGTAAGACTGCCACCTTTGCCATATCCATCCTTCAGCAGATTGATGTGGAGCAAAAATGCACTCAAGCTCTGGTCCTGGCTCCCACTAGGGAGCTGGCTCAGCAGGTATGATCTCGCAATCACAATCTCGCTTTTTGTGCATGAAATTGGTCATAGGTTCAGATTGGATACTTAATATCATTAGGCTTGGTATAGTTAAAAGCTTCTTTATGATGTTGCCAGAACTTGAGGGAACAGTGAGCATCTCCCCCTCAATGCCGATCCCCCTAAATGATCTATAATTTTCTTGATCAGAAAATTAGACATTGCGACTCACTTCCTTTGAATACAGCAACTTTTAAGCATTATCCTCACAAATTAAACTTTACTTTATGCTACAACCAGTTTTTATAAATCATTCATATTTGCAGCAAACATGCCAACTGGTTAATTTCATTAATCTCAGACAAAATCCCGCATAAATGTGTTTACTTTATTCATGgtttaaaatatgcatcaataGACTGTTTCTTGCATCTTTAACTAGATCCAGAAGGTGGTGCTAGCCCTGGGGGACTACATGGGAGCCAATTGCTATGCCTGTATCGGAGGGACCAACATTCGCAGTGAAGTCCAGAAGCTGCAGGCTGAAGCCCCTCACATTGTAGTGGGAACCCCTGGCCGTGTCTTCGACATGTTGACTCGCAAAAACCTGTGTAAGTCCTAAACGACACCCAATGATGGCAAATGGTTTCTGGACCCCTGCACTCCAGTTTAGTGCTTTTCAGATTATGTTTTTCAGCCCCAATGCATACTGCTACACTACATAAGAGATTCAGAAATGCTGTATAGTGATGAAATCCATGCGTGTCATATGACTCTGTTACTCCTGGTGTGTTGTTGGTCTTGTCAGCGTTCTGCAGACTTGAATCCTCAGGGCAGCAGAGTTTCAGAGACATGATCATACTTAACTTCTGAATACAGCCAGATCGAAGTAGCTCATGATTACAGATGATTGATTGCAGTCATAGCCAGAAGTATACAAGCGAATTCATGAATTtgttgcctcttttttttttttttttgcagcttcGAAGAAcatcaaaatgtttgtgttggatGAGGCTGATGAGATGCTTAGTCGAGGATTTAAGGACCAGATCTATGAGATTTTCCAGAAACTTTCAAGCAACACGCAGGTAAGACCAAACACCCCACATAATAATTTAAGGCACTCTGCTGCTGGTTGACTGATGGCCCACCAAAACAAAATTCCCAGTCTTCCTGaggcagggggaaaaaaaataatcagtaACCCTCTCCACCCGTCATTCAGGCTGGCTAAGTTGCATGATATTTTTCATCCGGTCGAGCCAAATCTGGATTTAATTGgttgtctttgttttgcagGTTGTTCTTCTGTCGGCCACAATGCCAACTGATGTGTTGGAGGTCACAAAGAAATTCATGCGTGAGCCTGTCCGAATCTTGGTGAAGAAAGAGGAGCTGACCCTTGAGGGTATCCGCCAGTTCTACATCAATGTGGAGAAAGAGGTGAAAACTTCTTTCTTGTATGCAAGCTCTGCAATAAACATGAAATTGAGGATCTGCTGTGTACagaaaggagtttttttttttttttgtttaaccttaTGATGTTCCTTAGGAGTGGAAGCTGGACACGCTGTGTGACTTGTACGAAACCCTGACCATCACACAAGCTGTCATCTTCATCAACACAAGGAGGAAAGTAGACTGGCTCACTGAGAAGATGCATGCCAGAGACTTCACTGTGTCTGCTCTGGTAAGAGCCTGTACAAGGCATTTCTACATTCACTTGAGTGCTGTTGGAATAAATAGTTGTCTATTataattcaaatattcaaaacaatacaattagTATGTGTAATAACCACTTGGTGTTGCAAGTATGTTTTCGCCATTGTTGTGCTGTTAGCCTGCATGTGTTGTACAGAGGTGACATGACTGTCCCTTTTGAGGATGCACAGTCCACCTTAAGTAATACCTAGACTAGCATGTTTACTTTTAAGATTAAGGCTGAATGCAGTCCAGGATCCCTCTCCTCCCAACTGTAGTGTTGGTGAAGGACAGAATGTTCCATGGTAGAGAAACAAATCTGCCCTCCACAGTGGCTGGGCTCAAATCCCTGACTCACTACTAATTGGCAGATCACACTATTAAGACTGTGCTTTACTTTTAATAGTAactctttattttaaattaagctGGACTTATTTTTCTAAAACAGAAGGTATTGGTTTGGACAATAACGCAGAGGTggcatgtctgtttttttttttatccttgtCCTGAAGAAAAAATGCAAGAGCATGCATCAAAAGTTTCCCCTCAATTGCTGTTTTCACAGCCTGGCATTCTACAGATTTTGTGAAAGTTGTACTGTTGCTGGTATGTCACAAAGCATAATTTTctgtaatttatattttctgcTGTGCACTACACACATTTGAGATTATTCGCATAGGAGACAAGCGTTGTGTACATTCAAGATAACTAAAGTTGGTCTTCATTTTGATGTTTTCTCACCCTGTATTCTACCATCTTGTTTCTCAGCACGGTGACATGGACCAGAAGGAGAGAGACTTGATCATGAGGGAGTTCCGCTCCGGCTCCAGTCGAGTCCTTATCACCACTGACCTGCTGGTATGTATAAGAAACATGCTCCGTCAATGCGGAGTAAATCAGTAGACGTTTTCGCAAGTATACGCTTCGAAGATATCTTGAGCTATGTCATGACTGTTCCTTTGGAGTGGAGGGGCACAGTGCACCTTAAGAAATACCTAGACTAGCATGTTTACTTTTAAGATTAAGGCTGAATGCAGTCCAGGATCCCTCTCCTCCCAACTGTAGTGTTGGTGAAGGACAGAATGTTCCATGGTAGAGAAACAAATCTGCCCTCCACAGTGGCTGGGCTCAAATCCCTGACTCACTACTAATTGGCAGATAACACTATTTAGAATGAGCATAACTTTTAAAAGTAactctttattttaaattaagctGGACTTGGAACTCGATTTTTCTAAAACCGAAGGTATTGGTGTGAACAATAATGCCATTGTCCAGTTAAGTAAGTAAAATAGCCCATATAGTCTGAAGGAAGGCCTAAAAACAAGGGGTTTTACTTGGATTTGTTGAATGACTGGCTTTGTAACTAAtggtcttttcttcttttctttacttcAGGCCAGAGGTATTGATGTCCAGCAAGTGTCCCTAGTCATCAACTATGACCTGCCAACCAACAGGGAAAACTACATTCACAGGTAACAAAATGAGTGCCAGTATCAAATTCCAATTAGCAACATTTTCTTTGAAGTCTTTTCTTAAAAAAGGGTTATCAGCCACTTCTAACCTAAAAGTTATTATAAAAGACTCAAAGCGGCCCCTAGTAATGGATAAAAGCCAAATGGACTTTATCTGTTCCTGTCATGAGAGGTTATTTTTTGACCAAGTTAGTATCAAACCTAAGGACCACTGTCTTTGCAACTAATTCCTAATCCGTCTGTATGTGGTGTATGTATCGCACAAACCTATCCAGCTTCAAATGCCTATTAATAGTTCTGGGAAGTACTGTGCTCAAATCTGTGATTTTTGACATGTGACGAAttctatattttaatatattgtaGAGTTTACAAGACTGAGTATTCAGTTGCATTTGCTGTTGAAACTACCAGATGTTCTTTCCTTAATGAAATTCTTTTACTTCTTGCGTTCAGGATTGGACGAGGAGGTCGTTTCGGCAGGAAGGGAGTAGCCATCAACATGGTGACTGAAGATGACAAGCGAACCCTAAGGGACATTGAGACCTTCTACAACACCACCGTCGAGGAGATGCCCATGAATGTGGCTGATCTTATCTAGAAGAGTCCACATGCCCTTTACGCTGCCCCCCCTGCTTATTTTAGAAATTGAACCTCATTACTTTATGATCTGAACCATGACTACACTCTACAGGAAAGAAGATTGCAGTTCTTCTTCCTA
This sequence is a window from Platichthys flesus chromosome 24, fPlaFle2.1, whole genome shotgun sequence. Protein-coding genes within it:
- the eif4a1a gene encoding eukaryotic translation initiation factor 4A1A, whose amino-acid sequence is MSAESEHRDNGPEGMEPDGIIESNWNEIVDSFDDMHLCEALLRGIYAYGFEKPSAIQQRAIMPCIKCYDVIAQAQSGTGKTATFAISILQQIDVEQKCTQALVLAPTRELAQQIQKVVLALGDYMGANCYACIGGTNIRSEVQKLQAEAPHIVVGTPGRVFDMLTRKNLSSKNIKMFVLDEADEMLSRGFKDQIYEIFQKLSSNTQVVLLSATMPTDVLEVTKKFMREPVRILVKKEELTLEGIRQFYINVEKEEWKLDTLCDLYETLTITQAVIFINTRRKVDWLTEKMHARDFTVSALHGDMDQKERDLIMREFRSGSSRVLITTDLLARGIDVQQVSLVINYDLPTNRENYIHRIGRGGRFGRKGVAINMVTEDDKRTLRDIETFYNTTVEEMPMNVADLI